From a region of the Luteibaculum oceani genome:
- a CDS encoding DUF502 domain-containing protein, protein MKPNFKEVAELFAGYFFRGILLTVPLALTVYILVSAFEYIDGIFGFEEKGLGILTFVVALTALGFLGSTFIAQPITKYFSSLLDRIPLIKTIYSSIKDLLSAFVGQKKGFNKPVLVRVTEAYEVERIGFVTDETLESLDAGEGKIAVYLPHSYAFSGNIFIVPKKNVTPIQAKSADVMKYIVSGGISSFDTLENDEQQSDAEKN, encoded by the coding sequence ATGAAGCCCAACTTTAAGGAAGTTGCAGAACTTTTTGCCGGATATTTCTTTAGGGGAATATTACTAACCGTGCCTTTGGCCCTAACGGTTTATATCCTGGTTTCTGCTTTCGAATACATTGATGGAATCTTTGGATTCGAGGAAAAAGGCCTTGGGATTTTAACATTTGTGGTGGCTTTAACCGCTTTGGGTTTTTTAGGGTCTACGTTCATAGCTCAGCCCATAACCAAGTATTTCTCAAGTCTTTTAGATCGCATTCCTCTTATTAAAACCATTTATTCCTCTATTAAGGATCTTTTATCGGCTTTCGTTGGGCAAAAAAAGGGCTTTAACAAGCCTGTTTTGGTAAGAGTTACCGAGGCCTATGAAGTAGAGCGGATTGGGTTTGTTACCGATGAAACACTTGAGAGCTTGGATGCCGGTGAAGGTAAAATTGCCGTTTATCTACCCCATTCTTATGCATTCTCGGGCAATATTTTCATTGTTCCCAAGAAAAATGTTACTCCAATCCAAGCAAAATCTGCGGATGTGATGAAGTATATTGTCTCTGGGGGAATTTCCAGTTTCGATACCCTAGAAAATGACGAACAGCAGAGCGATGCCGAAAAAAACTAA
- a CDS encoding polyprenyl synthetase family protein encodes MGRVDNIKAPIIEELEAFEDRFRKSMKSKVPLLDKITHFIIKRKGKQMRPMFVFLSAKAVGNISDGTFRAASLIELLHTATLVHDDVIDDAMERRSFFSINALWKNKIAVLVGDYLLSKLLVLAIDHNEFELLRIVSTSVKKMSEGELLQLEKSRGINLNEEVYLNIIEQKTASLISTCCHAGATSATDNEEHKEALKNFGTQVGMAFQIKDDLFDYGTDAVGKPLGIDIKEKKVTLPLLYALNNCSWLERKQIIFQLKNHRNKRERIQKIIDFVIEKGGIEYAKTKMLAYRDAALECIKVIPESEAKSSLIDLVQYTIERTK; translated from the coding sequence ATGGGTCGGGTAGATAACATTAAAGCTCCCATAATAGAGGAATTAGAAGCCTTTGAAGATCGCTTCAGAAAATCCATGAAATCCAAGGTTCCACTCTTGGACAAAATCACCCATTTTATTATTAAGCGCAAGGGGAAGCAAATGCGTCCCATGTTTGTTTTCCTCTCTGCAAAAGCTGTTGGAAATATTTCAGACGGAACCTTCAGAGCGGCTTCACTAATAGAACTACTCCATACGGCAACTTTGGTGCACGATGACGTGATTGACGACGCCATGGAGCGCCGTTCATTTTTCTCCATAAACGCCCTTTGGAAAAATAAAATAGCGGTACTGGTAGGAGATTATTTACTCTCCAAACTTTTAGTTTTAGCGATAGACCACAACGAATTTGAATTACTGAGAATAGTTTCCACTTCGGTAAAGAAAATGTCGGAAGGAGAATTATTACAGTTAGAAAAATCGAGAGGAATAAACCTAAACGAAGAGGTCTACCTAAACATCATAGAACAAAAAACGGCGAGTTTAATTTCTACCTGTTGCCACGCTGGAGCTACCTCTGCTACGGACAATGAAGAGCATAAAGAAGCCTTAAAAAACTTTGGAACTCAGGTGGGAATGGCCTTCCAAATTAAGGATGACCTTTTTGACTACGGAACAGATGCGGTGGGCAAACCATTGGGTATAGACATCAAAGAAAAAAAGGTAACCCTGCCTTTACTTTATGCGCTAAACAACTGTAGTTGGCTAGAGCGAAAACAAATTATTTTTCAGTTAAAAAATCACCGAAATAAGCGGGAGCGAATTCAAAAAATTATTGATTTTGTAATTGAAAAGGGTGGAATTGAATATGCAAAAACGAAAATGCTGGCTTACCGAGATGCTGCCCTAGAGTGCATTAAAGTAATTCCAGAATCGGAAGCAAAATCATCCTTGATAGACCTAGTACAGTATACCATAGAAAGAACCAAATAA
- a CDS encoding DUF3098 domain-containing protein has product MTNSKKEFPLTKSNYKLLIAGIVVIVMGYILMSGGGTDNPNQFNPEIFSFRRITLAPLILLAGYGLVGYAIMKKTGE; this is encoded by the coding sequence ATGACAAATTCTAAGAAAGAATTTCCTTTAACCAAAAGCAATTACAAACTCCTAATTGCGGGAATCGTTGTAATTGTAATGGGTTACATCCTAATGAGTGGTGGGGGAACCGACAATCCAAATCAATTCAATCCAGAAATATTTTCTTTCAGACGTATAACCTTAGCGCCGCTAATTTTGTTAGCTGGATATGGCCTTGTAGGATATGCGATCATGAAAAAAACAGGTGAATAA
- a CDS encoding Lrp/AsnC family transcriptional regulator: MDKNHNLDSTDFKILKVLQENGKISNLNLSKTIGLSPAPTLERVKKLEQNGIIESYHAKLNKGELGLHLQALIQVTLVRQVQDAAAKFLAKAEQVAEVVEIYQVTGAFDYQLTVHAKSISDFERLIREQLAEIEEIGSMQTMVVLNKIKDSKLLPLDYPE, from the coding sequence ATGGACAAAAACCACAACTTAGATAGTACAGATTTCAAAATTCTGAAGGTACTACAGGAAAACGGAAAAATCTCCAACCTTAACCTTTCTAAAACCATTGGTCTTTCCCCAGCGCCAACCTTGGAGCGGGTAAAAAAATTAGAGCAAAACGGCATTATAGAAAGTTACCATGCAAAATTGAATAAGGGTGAACTAGGATTACACCTTCAGGCACTTATCCAGGTTACCTTGGTTCGTCAGGTGCAAGATGCGGCAGCTAAATTTTTGGCTAAGGCAGAGCAGGTTGCCGAGGTCGTTGAAATTTATCAGGTTACTGGAGCTTTCGATTACCAGTTAACAGTTCATGCAAAAAGCATCTCTGATTTTGAAAGGTTAATTAGGGAACAACTAGCCGAAATAGAGGAAATTGGAAGTATGCAAACAATGGTAGTTCTTAATAAAATCAAGGACTCTAAGTTGTTGCCTCTAGATTACCCAGAATGA
- a CDS encoding cell division protein FtsX, which translates to MAASPEKISRISARSSYISTVIGISLVLFMLGCLGFILVNAKKLSQHVKENIQVQVFLKENTDEKDVLRVKKVIEAETFVKRSEFISQAKAAKSLEEEIGEDFVSYLGYNPLPPSIEVFLHSDYASPDSLQWIEQELKRNAFVTEVDYSPDLLETVNANINSITLVFLGFSILLLLISIALINNTIRLAIFSKRFLIKTMKLVGATPSFIRKPFVWSGIVQGLLASFIAIAIIIALLISFKEQLPEFFELQDLISFGVVFAGITVMGIIISWLSTHLAVRRYIKLKNDDVY; encoded by the coding sequence ATGGCAGCAAGTCCCGAAAAAATATCCAGAATAAGTGCGCGAAGTTCCTACATATCTACGGTAATAGGAATTTCTTTGGTTCTTTTTATGTTAGGATGTTTGGGTTTTATTTTGGTAAATGCCAAAAAACTTTCCCAGCATGTTAAGGAAAATATCCAGGTCCAGGTATTTTTAAAGGAAAATACAGATGAAAAAGATGTACTGCGGGTAAAGAAAGTTATAGAGGCCGAAACCTTTGTAAAGCGCTCCGAATTTATTTCGCAAGCTAAAGCGGCAAAGTCGCTTGAAGAAGAAATTGGAGAAGATTTCGTTTCATACTTAGGGTATAATCCCCTTCCTCCTTCTATTGAGGTATTTCTTCACTCAGACTACGCCAGCCCCGATAGCTTACAATGGATAGAGCAAGAATTAAAGCGAAATGCCTTTGTAACAGAAGTTGATTATAGTCCAGACTTACTGGAAACCGTGAATGCAAATATCAATTCCATCACTCTAGTATTTCTGGGTTTTTCTATACTCTTATTGCTCATTAGTATTGCCTTAATTAACAACACCATAAGGCTAGCCATTTTCTCAAAAAGGTTTTTAATAAAAACTATGAAGTTGGTAGGTGCAACACCCAGCTTTATTAGAAAACCATTTGTTTGGAGCGGAATTGTACAAGGACTTTTAGCAAGTTTTATTGCCATAGCCATAATTATTGCACTGCTAATAAGTTTTAAAGAGCAGTTACCAGAGTTTTTCGAATTACAAGATTTGATTTCCTTTGGGGTTGTATTTGCTGGCATTACTGTAATGGGAATTATAATCTCCTGGTTATCAACCCACTTAGCGGTTAGGCGATACATAAAATTAAAGAACGACGACGTTTATTAA
- the truB gene encoding tRNA pseudouridine(55) synthase TruB, with product MSLTLPETGFVVLVDKPYGWTSFQVVNKTRWLLKKLTGIKKIKVGHAGTLDPLATGLMVLCVGKMTKQISLLTADEKEYQATGCFGRWSPSFDLEKRTIETHPTPNFNAKQFENCIEKFRGKQLQKAPIFSAKKIDGKRAYLSARAGEKVEIKANEIEIFYLNADASKWPNVNLHIHCSKGTYIRSLVNDLGACYGTNAVLTALRRTRSGNYKLSEAVKISELKAHLASKLTQG from the coding sequence ATGAGCTTAACTCTTCCCGAAACGGGTTTTGTAGTTTTAGTGGATAAACCCTACGGCTGGACCTCCTTTCAGGTGGTAAATAAAACTCGATGGCTACTGAAAAAACTTACGGGTATCAAAAAAATAAAGGTGGGACACGCAGGCACCCTAGATCCTTTAGCTACAGGACTTATGGTGCTTTGTGTAGGGAAGATGACCAAGCAAATTAGCTTGTTAACTGCAGATGAAAAAGAATACCAAGCAACGGGATGTTTTGGAAGATGGAGCCCCAGCTTCGACTTGGAAAAAAGAACCATAGAAACCCACCCAACCCCAAATTTCAATGCTAAACAATTCGAAAATTGTATAGAAAAATTTAGAGGTAAACAGCTTCAAAAAGCCCCCATATTTTCTGCGAAAAAAATTGACGGCAAAAGAGCCTATTTATCTGCCAGAGCAGGAGAAAAAGTGGAAATTAAGGCCAACGAAATAGAGATTTTTTACCTCAATGCAGACGCCAGTAAATGGCCCAATGTAAACTTACATATCCACTGTAGCAAAGGAACATACATAAGATCATTGGTTAATGATTTGGGTGCTTGTTATGGAACAAACGCCGTTTTAACTGCGCTACGCAGAACCCGAAGTGGAAACTATAAATTATCCGAAGCCGTTAAAATAAGTGAATTAAAAGCGCATCTTGCGAGTAAGCTTACACAAGGTTAA
- a CDS encoding undecaprenyl-diphosphate phosphatase, with protein MSWLQALILGIIQGLTEYLPVSSSGHLEIAAVIFGRDALPEESMWFTVLLHAATALSTVVVYRKRIAEIFAGLFSRNKEQWNFSMLIVLSMIPAAAVGLFFEDVIDNLFVGNLLLVGIALVVTAFLLYFADVYTAKKEPVKVNSALWMGIAQAIAILPGISRSGATIATGILCKTDKSKAAEFSFLMVIPLILGKMAKDLIDAPTTINTETSVLALGFLAAFISGIFACTAMIKLVKASSLKYFSIYCLLAATGCIIYYFS; from the coding sequence ATGTCTTGGCTGCAAGCATTAATCCTTGGAATAATTCAAGGACTTACCGAGTATTTACCAGTAAGTAGCAGTGGGCATTTAGAAATTGCCGCCGTTATTTTTGGAAGGGATGCCCTTCCAGAGGAAAGCATGTGGTTTACTGTATTGTTACATGCGGCAACCGCACTAAGTACCGTTGTAGTGTACCGTAAACGTATAGCAGAAATTTTTGCTGGACTATTTTCTAGAAATAAGGAGCAGTGGAACTTTTCTATGCTCATTGTTCTTTCCATGATTCCCGCGGCAGCCGTTGGTTTGTTTTTTGAAGACGTCATAGACAACCTATTTGTTGGCAACTTACTATTGGTTGGAATTGCGCTAGTTGTAACGGCGTTCCTTCTGTATTTTGCAGATGTTTATACTGCCAAAAAAGAGCCGGTAAAAGTAAATTCTGCCCTGTGGATGGGTATTGCACAAGCCATTGCTATCCTTCCAGGTATTAGTAGGTCGGGCGCAACCATAGCCACTGGAATTTTATGCAAGACGGATAAATCCAAAGCTGCTGAATTTTCCTTTTTAATGGTTATCCCATTGATCTTAGGGAAAATGGCAAAGGATTTAATCGACGCCCCAACGACCATTAATACGGAAACATCGGTCTTAGCATTGGGATTCTTAGCTGCATTTATATCCGGTATTTTCGCTTGTACTGCGATGATAAAATTGGTGAAAGCTAGTAGCCTAAAATACTTCTCCATTTACTGTCTTTTGGCCGCTACAGGCTGCATCATTTATTACTTTTCATGA
- the ispD gene encoding 2-C-methyl-D-erythritol 4-phosphate cytidylyltransferase, with the protein MNKYGVVIVAGGVGKRMGSSIPKQYLTIKNTPIIAWTIRAFYDWNKNLDIVIVISKEMQDVFQEIKDQFLPDITISTVFGGKERFHSVQNGVRACKAEIIGIHDAVRPLVNNKTLETCYSTAEKLGNAIPFIPSGNSLRWKEGDQSKALDRSKVVQIQTPQCFTRKLINQGLEQEFSENFTDDASVVEAMGMEVNLVEGNFENIKITSPVDLKIAAALLPDKF; encoded by the coding sequence ATGAATAAATACGGCGTCGTAATTGTTGCAGGTGGTGTTGGTAAACGAATGGGAAGTAGCATTCCCAAACAATACTTAACCATCAAAAACACTCCCATTATTGCTTGGACTATTCGGGCTTTTTACGATTGGAATAAAAACCTGGATATCGTGATTGTGATATCCAAAGAAATGCAAGATGTATTCCAAGAAATAAAAGATCAATTCCTACCTGACATAACCATTTCCACGGTATTTGGTGGGAAAGAGCGTTTTCACTCGGTGCAAAACGGAGTACGTGCTTGCAAGGCAGAAATTATTGGTATTCACGACGCAGTAAGGCCTTTAGTAAACAACAAAACACTCGAAACTTGTTACTCCACTGCCGAAAAACTAGGGAACGCAATCCCCTTTATACCTTCTGGAAATTCATTGCGTTGGAAAGAAGGAGATCAAAGTAAAGCGTTAGATCGGAGTAAGGTAGTACAGATTCAAACGCCACAATGTTTTACCAGAAAACTAATTAACCAAGGGCTAGAACAAGAATTTTCGGAAAACTTTACAGATGATGCATCCGTTGTAGAAGCAATGGGAATGGAAGTAAATTTGGTGGAAGGGAATTTTGAAAATATTAAAATTACTTCCCCAGTAGATTTAAAAATTGCAGCAGCCTTATTACCAGATAAGTTTTGA
- a CDS encoding cyclase family protein, with protein MIEVSVKTDKEAFKVDLDQGIDLSIAIKKEGVKAWYVDPPKIEPVRGDGFVGAVDQGGSVNFFDIGFNPHGHGTHTECIGHITPQHETLDKLKHYHCTAVVLSIKPQVLEGGEIEVSEKGDLWISERQIQEALGGAKPKAVIVRTLPNTAEKKKLNYSNTNPCYFDPKALKWLADIGVDHLLVDLPSVDREHDNGLLLAHRAFWSQIKNENGSYRTITELIFVPDEAKDGWYWLNLMLSAFENDAVPSRPIIYPLKRIQ; from the coding sequence GTGATAGAAGTAAGTGTAAAAACCGATAAAGAGGCTTTCAAAGTAGATTTAGATCAAGGAATTGATTTATCGATAGCTATAAAAAAGGAAGGTGTTAAAGCCTGGTATGTTGATCCACCAAAAATTGAACCGGTAAGGGGAGATGGGTTTGTTGGAGCGGTAGATCAAGGTGGATCGGTTAACTTTTTCGACATAGGATTTAACCCCCATGGACACGGGACGCATACAGAATGTATAGGTCATATTACCCCCCAGCACGAGACGCTTGATAAGCTTAAACATTATCACTGCACCGCGGTGGTATTAAGTATTAAACCCCAGGTATTAGAGGGAGGGGAAATAGAAGTAAGCGAAAAGGGCGATTTATGGATTTCGGAACGACAAATTCAGGAGGCTTTAGGCGGTGCAAAACCAAAGGCTGTGATAGTGCGTACCCTTCCCAATACGGCTGAAAAGAAAAAATTGAATTACTCCAATACCAACCCGTGTTACTTCGATCCCAAAGCGTTGAAATGGCTTGCAGATATAGGGGTGGACCACTTGTTGGTGGATTTACCTTCCGTGGATAGAGAACACGATAATGGTTTATTGTTGGCGCACAGAGCCTTTTGGAGCCAGATAAAAAATGAAAACGGTAGTTACCGAACCATAACAGAACTAATTTTTGTGCCCGATGAGGCAAAAGATGGCTGGTATTGGCTCAATTTAATGTTGAGCGCATTCGAAAATGACGCAGTACCCTCCAGACCGATTATTTACCCATTAAAAAGAATCCAATAG
- the rlmN gene encoding 23S rRNA (adenine(2503)-C(2))-methyltransferase RlmN, translating into MTTENKPNIRALSFEELKEKMVSWGEKPFRAKQLYEWIWTKSYTGFDEMTNLSKALREKLHENFSFRKLEISDLQHSSDGTFKAAFKLFDGNVVEGVLIPAGDRMTACISSQVGCSLTCAFCATGKLKRVRNLSPDEIYDQVVTIKNLAQEHYGKNLSNIVYMGMGEPLLNYKNTLESVEKITGTYGLGMSPKRITISTAGVSKLIKQLGDDEVRFNLALSLHAANDEKRNKIMPINESNNLEVLAESLRHFHDKTGTRVTFEYIIFKDFNDELEDAQELADFCRHVPCKINIIEYNPIDEGIYQQADPEKVDRFSAYLESRNLVVNVRRSRGKDIDAACGQLANKNKAVELP; encoded by the coding sequence TTGACAACAGAGAATAAGCCAAATATTAGAGCACTTAGCTTTGAAGAGTTAAAGGAAAAGATGGTTTCATGGGGAGAAAAACCCTTTAGAGCCAAACAACTTTACGAGTGGATATGGACGAAATCCTACACTGGATTTGATGAAATGACCAATCTCTCCAAGGCCCTTAGAGAAAAGTTACACGAGAATTTCAGTTTTAGAAAATTAGAAATTTCAGATTTACAACACAGCTCAGATGGGACTTTTAAAGCTGCTTTTAAATTATTTGACGGCAATGTAGTCGAGGGGGTTTTAATCCCTGCAGGCGACCGCATGACCGCATGTATTTCTTCGCAAGTTGGATGCAGTTTAACCTGCGCCTTTTGCGCTACTGGTAAACTTAAAAGAGTTCGAAACCTAAGCCCTGATGAGATATACGATCAGGTGGTTACCATTAAAAATCTTGCTCAGGAACACTATGGTAAAAACCTAAGCAACATAGTTTACATGGGGATGGGCGAACCTCTTTTGAATTACAAAAACACCCTTGAATCGGTAGAAAAAATTACTGGAACCTACGGCTTAGGTATGTCTCCCAAAAGAATTACCATTTCAACAGCTGGGGTTTCGAAACTCATCAAGCAATTGGGTGACGATGAAGTGCGATTTAACCTTGCCCTTTCTCTTCACGCGGCTAATGACGAGAAGCGTAATAAAATAATGCCGATTAATGAATCCAATAACCTAGAAGTACTAGCGGAAAGTCTTCGTCATTTCCACGATAAAACTGGAACTCGCGTAACCTTTGAATATATCATTTTTAAAGACTTTAATGATGAGTTGGAGGATGCTCAAGAGCTTGCTGATTTCTGTAGGCATGTCCCTTGTAAAATTAACATTATCGAGTACAATCCTATAGACGAAGGCATATACCAACAAGCTGATCCAGAAAAGGTAGATCGATTTTCCGCCTACTTGGAATCGAGGAATTTAGTAGTAAATGTTAGACGTTCTCGAGGTAAAGACATAGATGCTGCTTGTGGGCAATTAGCAAATAAAAACAAGGCGGTAGAGCTGCCCTAA
- a CDS encoding toxin-antitoxin system YwqK family antitoxin has product MRRKFIFSLLIIGCLACNQTSTSEETQKQTEQTSKNLEKKEIITYYETGELESIGFEQNGQRIGTWSSWYKTGEKKTEVDFIEGKKHGLYRIWHKNGKVQLMGEYDMDIPVGTWTSYDTNGIQISQKVHTQD; this is encoded by the coding sequence ATGCGCAGAAAATTCATTTTTAGCCTATTGATCATTGGTTGCTTGGCTTGTAACCAAACCTCCACATCGGAAGAAACCCAGAAGCAAACGGAGCAAACTAGCAAAAACCTCGAAAAAAAAGAGATCATAACCTACTACGAAACTGGGGAATTAGAAAGCATTGGCTTCGAGCAAAATGGACAACGGATAGGGACCTGGAGCTCTTGGTACAAAACGGGAGAGAAAAAAACCGAAGTAGATTTCATCGAAGGAAAAAAACACGGACTATATAGAATTTGGCATAAAAATGGGAAAGTGCAATTAATGGGAGAATACGATATGGATATCCCTGTGGGCACTTGGACCTCATACGATACAAACGGAATTCAAATTTCACAAAAAGTTCATACGCAAGATTGA
- the hemW gene encoding radical SAM family heme chaperone HemW, which yields MDSAGLYIHIPFCRKACSYCDFHFTVNQKNRAQICDALVSEMVLWKEDWCNYHFQTLYFGGGTPSILNSDELSAVVNGAKSNFSWGDEVEFTLEINPEDVTLEKLHSWKELGVNRLSIGLQAFQDEILTWMNRAHSAEEGLRAVRLAQEVGFDNISVDLIYGIPGLTHSQWEENLTKVLELNIQHVSCYCLTVEEKTKLEQMVKNGELTMPEDEVSTTQFDMLSSFFEGNGFNHYEISNLGKPGKESKHNSNYWNGVPYLGIGPSAHSYRKGKRWWNPASNALYQKEISKGNLPNEIEILSETDAFNEKIMTGLRRKDGVSVHLWLESGESPKNILQNSVINELYREGMISLSRDRLSLTQKGRHLADGIAAKLFR from the coding sequence GTGGATTCGGCTGGATTATACATACATATTCCTTTTTGCAGGAAGGCTTGCTCTTATTGCGATTTTCATTTTACCGTGAATCAAAAGAATAGGGCTCAAATTTGCGACGCCCTGGTTTCTGAAATGGTTCTTTGGAAGGAAGATTGGTGCAATTACCATTTTCAAACCCTCTATTTTGGCGGGGGAACTCCATCGATTCTTAACTCCGATGAGTTAAGTGCGGTGGTAAATGGAGCTAAAAGCAATTTTTCTTGGGGTGATGAAGTTGAGTTTACCCTTGAAATCAATCCTGAGGATGTTACCCTAGAGAAGTTGCACTCTTGGAAGGAGCTTGGAGTGAATCGTTTAAGTATTGGCCTTCAGGCATTCCAAGATGAAATTCTAACTTGGATGAACCGTGCGCACTCAGCCGAGGAAGGATTAAGAGCCGTTCGTTTGGCTCAGGAAGTTGGGTTTGATAATATTTCAGTAGACCTTATTTATGGAATTCCTGGTCTAACACATAGCCAATGGGAAGAGAATTTAACAAAGGTGTTGGAATTAAATATTCAGCACGTTTCGTGCTATTGCCTTACGGTAGAAGAGAAAACCAAACTGGAACAAATGGTTAAAAATGGCGAGCTCACCATGCCTGAAGATGAGGTGAGTACAACCCAGTTTGATATGCTTTCCTCTTTTTTTGAGGGGAATGGTTTCAATCACTATGAAATATCTAACCTGGGAAAGCCAGGCAAAGAATCTAAGCACAATAGTAATTACTGGAATGGCGTTCCTTATCTGGGAATTGGGCCCTCAGCACATTCATACCGGAAAGGAAAAAGGTGGTGGAACCCTGCCTCCAATGCACTTTATCAGAAAGAAATTTCAAAGGGAAATCTTCCAAATGAGATTGAAATTTTGAGTGAAACGGATGCGTTTAACGAAAAAATAATGACGGGGTTGCGCCGGAAGGATGGAGTTTCGGTTCACCTATGGTTGGAAAGTGGAGAATCTCCGAAAAATATTCTGCAAAACTCTGTTATAAACGAATTATATAGGGAAGGAATGATATCTTTGAGCCGCGATAGGCTGTCTCTCACCCAAAAAGGCCGTCATTTAGCTGACGGAATTGCAGCCAAGTTATTTAGATAG
- the queA gene encoding tRNA preQ1(34) S-adenosylmethionine ribosyltransferase-isomerase QueA: MKLSQFKLDLPKELIATHPTIDREDSRLMVVDRKSGKIEHKTFKDIINYFDDKDVFILNNTKVFPARLYGNKEKTGAKIEVFLLRELNRESLLWDVLVDPARKIRIGNKLYFGEDDSLVAEVIDNTTSRGRTLRFLYDGPHEEFKKTIMALGETPIPKYIDREVEPEDAERYQTVYAKHEGAVAAPTAGLHFSKNLLKRLEIKGINFAEVTLHVGLGTFRPVEVEDLTKHKMDSEQVIIPSATSNMVNEAIENRRKVCAVGTTVMRAIESSVSSNGRLNPINDWTNKFIFPPYEFSIADSMVTNFHMPESTLLMMVAAFAGYDLTMEAYQEAIKEKYRFFSYGDAMLIL; the protein is encoded by the coding sequence ATGAAGCTATCACAGTTTAAGTTAGACCTTCCGAAAGAGTTAATAGCTACACACCCAACTATAGACCGCGAGGATAGTAGGCTGATGGTTGTTGACCGCAAAAGCGGAAAAATAGAGCACAAAACCTTTAAAGATATCATCAATTATTTCGATGACAAGGATGTTTTTATCCTAAATAATACAAAGGTTTTCCCAGCTCGTTTGTACGGAAACAAAGAAAAAACCGGTGCTAAAATCGAAGTATTCTTACTTCGCGAATTAAACCGTGAATCATTGCTTTGGGATGTACTTGTGGATCCAGCAAGAAAGATTAGAATTGGAAATAAGCTTTATTTCGGCGAAGACGATTCTCTTGTTGCTGAGGTAATCGACAACACTACCTCTAGGGGAAGAACTTTGAGGTTTTTATACGATGGTCCTCACGAGGAATTTAAAAAGACCATCATGGCGCTTGGGGAAACTCCAATCCCGAAGTACATCGATAGAGAGGTAGAACCAGAAGATGCAGAGCGCTACCAAACGGTATACGCTAAGCACGAAGGTGCTGTTGCAGCGCCAACTGCTGGTCTGCACTTTAGTAAAAACCTACTTAAGCGTCTTGAAATCAAGGGAATAAACTTTGCTGAGGTAACCCTTCATGTTGGATTGGGAACTTTCCGACCTGTAGAGGTTGAAGATCTTACCAAGCATAAAATGGATAGCGAGCAGGTAATTATTCCTTCTGCTACCAGCAATATGGTAAACGAAGCCATTGAAAATAGAAGAAAGGTTTGTGCGGTTGGAACAACAGTAATGAGAGCTATAGAATCATCAGTAAGTTCTAATGGAAGATTAAATCCGATAAACGACTGGACCAATAAATTCATCTTCCCTCCTTACGAGTTTAGCATTGCCGATTCTATGGTAACTAACTTCCACATGCCAGAAAGCACCCTACTTATGATGGTTGCTGCTTTTGCAGGGTACGACCTAACTATGGAAGCATACCAAGAGGCTATAAAAGAGAAATACCGTTTCTTCTCTTATGGAGATGCGATGTTGATTCTTTAA
- a CDS encoding MmcQ/YjbR family DNA-binding protein, with protein sequence MNLEEFREYCLAKLGTSEHTPFDADTLVFKVGDKMFALTGMANYEFVNLKCNPERAVELRETYSAIKPGYHMSKVHWNSVYPEELANTKLLKELIDHSYELVFNSLTKKLQSQILASES encoded by the coding sequence ATGAACCTAGAAGAGTTTAGGGAATATTGCCTAGCCAAACTCGGTACATCGGAGCACACCCCGTTTGATGCGGATACTTTGGTTTTTAAAGTGGGCGATAAAATGTTTGCATTAACGGGTATGGCGAATTATGAATTTGTAAACCTGAAGTGCAATCCGGAGCGTGCCGTAGAATTAAGGGAAACGTATAGTGCTATTAAGCCAGGTTACCATATGAGCAAGGTGCATTGGAACTCGGTTTACCCCGAAGAATTGGCCAATACCAAATTGTTAAAAGAGCTCATTGACCACAGTTACGAATTGGTTTTTAATTCCCTAACCAAGAAATTGCAGTCCCAAATTTTAGCAAGCGAATCATGA